A single genomic interval of Leptospira semungkisensis harbors:
- the omp85 gene encoding Omp85 family outer membrane protein: MFLVRIILLVFAICFSFSLFAEDERVAIELSESKRLSPEELQEKREGWYATGLPVFSQDPVRGQGYGVRGYLYQNGTRKSPYFEFQPYMYRIGGQAYKTTNGAAYYEMTFDSPFLFDTAYRLKGSFNYSVNKNSQYFGIGTSTLKDLTYREKNQPTGALVNGSSFGDREDALSYRRQSDPGSPFAYQSNREYNTYEFRSTTATFSVDKTFAKAFRWIVAPEFSQNIIRTFDYPNGRITNNQDYFTPAKDPNTGWASSTPNGTSKLTQDYQRGLINGYHGGNVNYFHAGLAYDTRDFEPDPDSGMLLEVNYSTVSKKSGSDFDFQKFFAQGKFFYTPFPKLFEELVFAARGAVQYSKGEVPFSEYRYMWSIDGAINGLGGLQTLRGYRQERFIGPMIGFGNFEIRWRFGTFKFWDQLITLSLVPFYDFGRVWDGYHDIGTQGYKFSYGSGLRIIWNQATVILIDYGKSREDSQLFIDVGHIF; encoded by the coding sequence TTGTTCCTCGTTCGAATCATTCTTCTGGTCTTTGCAATTTGCTTTTCCTTCTCCTTATTCGCAGAAGATGAAAGAGTCGCTATCGAGCTAAGTGAATCCAAGCGTCTTTCTCCAGAAGAATTGCAAGAGAAGAGAGAAGGTTGGTATGCTACTGGATTGCCTGTCTTCTCCCAAGATCCTGTAAGAGGCCAAGGCTATGGAGTTCGAGGTTATTTATACCAAAACGGAACCCGCAAGAGTCCTTATTTCGAATTTCAACCTTATATGTACAGGATCGGTGGTCAGGCTTATAAGACTACGAATGGCGCAGCATACTATGAGATGACCTTCGACAGTCCTTTCTTATTCGATACTGCATATCGATTGAAGGGAAGTTTCAATTATAGTGTGAATAAGAACTCTCAGTACTTCGGAATAGGAACATCTACTCTAAAGGATCTGACATATAGAGAAAAGAACCAGCCTACAGGAGCCTTGGTCAACGGTAGTTCTTTCGGGGATCGTGAGGATGCTCTTTCTTACCGTAGACAATCCGATCCTGGTTCTCCTTTTGCGTACCAAAGCAATCGGGAATACAATACATACGAATTTCGTTCCACTACTGCTACCTTCTCCGTCGATAAGACTTTTGCAAAAGCATTTCGTTGGATCGTTGCTCCGGAGTTTTCTCAAAATATAATTCGTACATTCGATTATCCTAATGGAAGGATCACGAACAATCAGGATTATTTTACCCCAGCAAAGGATCCTAATACCGGCTGGGCTTCTTCTACTCCGAATGGTACGAGCAAGTTGACGCAAGACTATCAGAGAGGCCTGATCAATGGATATCATGGGGGAAATGTAAATTACTTTCACGCCGGCCTTGCATACGATACGAGAGACTTCGAGCCAGATCCTGATTCAGGAATGCTATTGGAAGTGAATTACTCTACAGTATCTAAAAAGTCAGGCTCGGACTTTGATTTTCAAAAGTTCTTCGCGCAAGGGAAATTCTTCTATACGCCTTTTCCTAAATTGTTCGAGGAATTGGTCTTCGCAGCCCGAGGTGCAGTTCAATATTCTAAGGGTGAAGTTCCTTTTTCAGAATATCGTTATATGTGGTCCATTGACGGAGCGATTAACGGTCTTGGTGGTCTGCAAACTTTGAGAGGTTATAGGCAGGAACGTTTTATCGGACCGATGATCGGTTTCGGGAATTTCGAGATCCGTTGGAGATTTGGTACATTCAAATTTTGGGATCAATTGATCACGTTGAGCCTTGTTCCCTTTTATGATTTCGGAAGGGTCTGGGATGGTTATCATGATATCGGTACTCAAGGATATAAGTTCTCGTACGGTAGCGGCTTGCGTATCATTTGGAACCAGGCCACAGTCATCCTGATCGATTATGGTAAGTCCAGAGAAGATTCTCAGTTATTCATAGATGTGGGACATATCTTCTAA
- a CDS encoding ATP-binding cassette domain-containing protein: MQSIITANDVSFEFANGRVLFKNLNFSLGPKITALVGSNGVGKTHLAKIIAGLIDPSAGEIRRKQNVLFFSQRQEPEHITVREFLDEYSWSLLGDTLLSGINQENTCDNLSGGEWMRVRLAQIQEEGYLILDEPTNDLDQEAKEVLIRFLREYESGVLLISHDRRCLSLCEEVLELSNQGLNKYGVGWEFYQELKEKERESSIASLERARRERDKALAKRTEEREKQERRNKKGERSAAKGGAPKILLGARKQSAESTSGKLNSSTLEKSNQKIREVYETMDRMKVDPVMYADLMGNGIPSQKLVAEAIDLNIKFQDWIYEENLNFAWKGNIRISINGPNGSGKSTLLKAILGNRFETKGDLRIGKLNTLYVSQGCEELQEEKSIFENVRDVSSLMESEIRNGLAKFLFFGEGVFQKCNSLSGGERLRAALAVGLLGANTPELLILDEPTNNLDLENIEFLERLVKEFPGAVVAVSHDDMFLQNCDIPKEFAIKRILRT, from the coding sequence ATGCAATCTATTATCACGGCGAATGACGTCTCGTTCGAGTTTGCGAACGGGCGCGTTCTATTCAAAAATCTTAATTTCTCCTTAGGACCTAAAATCACCGCACTTGTCGGTTCAAACGGTGTAGGAAAAACTCATCTCGCAAAGATCATTGCCGGGCTCATCGATCCAAGCGCAGGAGAAATACGTCGAAAACAAAACGTCCTATTCTTTTCCCAACGCCAAGAACCGGAGCATATTACCGTAAGAGAATTCTTGGATGAATACTCCTGGTCCCTTTTAGGAGATACTCTTCTCTCTGGAATAAACCAGGAGAATACTTGCGACAACCTAAGCGGCGGGGAATGGATGAGAGTGAGGCTCGCTCAAATCCAGGAAGAAGGCTATTTGATCCTAGACGAGCCTACAAACGATCTGGACCAGGAGGCGAAAGAAGTCTTAATTCGTTTTCTAAGAGAATATGAATCGGGAGTTCTTCTCATTTCTCATGATAGAAGATGCCTTAGCCTTTGCGAAGAAGTTTTAGAATTATCTAATCAAGGACTGAACAAGTACGGAGTCGGCTGGGAGTTCTACCAAGAGCTCAAGGAGAAGGAAAGAGAAAGTTCGATTGCTTCCTTAGAAAGAGCAAGAAGAGAAAGAGATAAGGCACTTGCAAAGAGAACTGAAGAAAGAGAAAAACAAGAGAGAAGAAATAAAAAAGGAGAACGATCTGCCGCAAAAGGAGGAGCGCCCAAGATCCTATTAGGAGCAAGAAAGCAAAGCGCAGAATCTACATCAGGAAAATTGAATTCTTCCACATTAGAAAAATCGAATCAAAAGATACGAGAAGTTTATGAAACAATGGATCGAATGAAAGTAGATCCGGTAATGTATGCAGACCTTATGGGGAACGGGATTCCTTCCCAAAAACTAGTGGCCGAAGCGATCGATCTGAACATAAAATTCCAAGATTGGATCTATGAGGAAAACTTAAACTTTGCCTGGAAGGGAAATATTCGGATCTCAATCAACGGTCCAAACGGCTCCGGAAAATCTACATTATTGAAAGCAATCTTAGGGAATAGATTCGAAACAAAAGGAGATCTGAGGATCGGAAAGCTCAATACACTTTATGTCAGCCAAGGATGCGAAGAACTCCAGGAAGAAAAAAGTATCTTCGAAAATGTTAGAGATGTTTCCTCTTTGATGGAAAGCGAAATTAGAAATGGGCTCGCGAAATTTCTATTCTTTGGAGAAGGAGTGTTTCAAAAATGCAACTCTCTCAGCGGAGGAGAAAGATTGAGAGCTGCACTCGCCGTAGGACTATTGGGCGCCAATACTCCCGAACTTCTCATCCTAGATGAACCTACAAATAATCTGGACCTAGAAAATATAGAATTCTTAGAAAGGCTCGTGAAGGAATTTCCAGGTGCAGTAGTGGCCGTTTCTCATGATGATATGTTCCTACAAAACTGCGATATCCCCAAGGAATTTGCTATAAAACGCATTCTAAGAACATGA